A genomic segment from uncultured Desulfuromonas sp. encodes:
- a CDS encoding L-threonylcarbamoyladenylate synthase, whose translation MMLSINPENPQQRYIDQVVSCLQRDGVIAYPTDTIYGVGCDIFNKKGIKKIYQLKRRDEKKPFSFICSDLSEIATYAHVSNMAFKIMKRHLPGPYTFVLEASRIVPDLVMTKQRTVGIRMPDNAITLEIVRQLGHPLVTTSANISGDETYQDPSLIHDDWGNHLDMVVDGGLLYGEPSTVISLCNDRVEILRQGCGPTDWIHQL comes from the coding sequence ATGATGCTCTCTATTAATCCAGAAAATCCGCAACAACGCTATATTGATCAGGTTGTTTCCTGCTTACAGCGCGATGGCGTAATTGCTTATCCCACCGATACGATTTATGGCGTCGGCTGTGACATCTTTAACAAGAAAGGGATTAAAAAAATATACCAGTTGAAGCGGCGGGACGAGAAAAAACCTTTTTCATTTATCTGCTCCGATTTGTCGGAAATTGCCACCTACGCCCATGTCAGTAACATGGCGTTTAAGATCATGAAACGACACCTTCCTGGACCCTATACCTTTGTGTTGGAAGCCTCACGCATTGTGCCTGATCTGGTGATGACCAAACAGCGCACGGTCGGAATTCGTATGCCCGATAATGCGATTACCTTGGAGATTGTTCGCCAGCTTGGCCATCCGCTGGTGACCACCAGTGCCAACATTTCCGGTGACGAAACCTATCAGGATCCCAGCCTGATTCATGATGACTGGGGCAACCATCTGGATATGGTCGTCGATGGCGGCTTGCTCTATGGAGAGCCATCAACGGTGATCAGTCTTTGCAATGATCGGGTCGAAATTCTACGCCAGGGCTGCGGACCGACCGACTGGATCCATCAATTATAA
- a CDS encoding DUF493 domain-containing protein — MFVLNSQNDETLQEYPCDYMFKAFGPSAPEHGFADRVHRAVNAVLPVPRDAMKQRPSSKGAFVCVSIMTYLHNEGQRQEIYRVLQNVDGLKYLL, encoded by the coding sequence ATGTTTGTTCTCAATAGTCAAAATGATGAAACACTTCAGGAATATCCCTGTGATTACATGTTTAAGGCATTTGGTCCCAGTGCGCCGGAGCACGGCTTTGCTGATCGCGTGCATCGCGCTGTCAACGCGGTCTTGCCGGTACCTCGCGATGCCATGAAACAACGACCCAGCAGTAAAGGAGCATTTGTTTGTGTCTCTATTATGACGTACCTGCATAACGAAGGGCAGCGTCAGGAAATTTATCGGGTTTTGCAAAACGTTGATGGGTTAAAATATTTATTATGA
- the dut gene encoding dUTP diphosphatase — translation MAESVRVQFKKLDSRAKIPQYMTLQAAGLDLCALLNEPLIVEPGQRVMVPTGLAMAIPAGFEGQVRPRSGLAWRDGITLVNTPGTIDADYRGEVKILLINHGQNAVTIQHEERIAQLIIAPVIQAELVEVDSLDATDRDQGGFGHTGKG, via the coding sequence ATGGCAGAATCTGTACGTGTGCAGTTCAAAAAGCTCGATTCTCGGGCAAAAATTCCACAATATATGACCTTACAGGCCGCTGGTCTTGATCTGTGCGCATTGCTCAATGAGCCGCTCATTGTTGAGCCCGGTCAACGGGTGATGGTGCCGACGGGGTTGGCGATGGCGATACCTGCAGGATTTGAGGGGCAGGTACGGCCGCGCTCCGGTCTGGCTTGGCGTGATGGCATTACTTTGGTGAATACTCCAGGTACCATTGATGCGGATTATCGTGGCGAAGTGAAAATTCTGCTAATTAATCATGGTCAGAACGCGGTGACCATCCAGCATGAGGAGCGAATCGCTCAGCTGATTATTGCTCCAGTCATTCAGGCTGAACTTGTTGAAGTCGATTCGCTGGATGCGACGGATCGCGATCAAGGCGGTTTTGGTCACACCGGAAAAGGATAG
- a CDS encoding pitrilysin family protein, with product MVEKSILANGIRVLTEQIPLAHSVSIGIWVLNGSRHECIEQAGISHFVEHMLFKGSANCSTLDISKKADALGGPLNGFTGREYSCLHLKTLPQKVLPAIHLLSELLLKTCYNRDEVEKERRVILQEIERLNASPDEKIHDVFSQTFWPDSAIGRPVLGTAESVRRITRDELIQFTLERYVNSSLIVSVAGNVEHADILDYVTESFSSVSALCPLTEEAEPLPVKAVCLVPFPGSQSHLCIGTQSLPQSHPNRFAAMLLNAVLGGGMSSRLFQSLREQNALVYTTYSYLNAHSDSAAMVSYATTTAEQTSDVAHLILEQLDQLRHHEVAMEELDAVRERLQDRLTMALDSTYSRMERMALSEIYQGTYISVSQVVRELAKVTPDNLCKLAHYLFNNDSLCLCAIGNVDDQAEKLQNISF from the coding sequence ATGGTCGAAAAATCAATTCTAGCCAATGGAATCCGCGTCCTGACGGAACAGATCCCTCTGGCTCATTCTGTCAGTATTGGTATCTGGGTTCTCAATGGCTCACGGCACGAATGTATAGAACAAGCCGGAATTTCACATTTTGTCGAACATATGCTGTTTAAAGGTTCGGCAAATTGTTCAACGCTGGATATCTCCAAGAAGGCAGATGCTCTAGGTGGGCCGTTGAACGGTTTCACCGGGCGTGAATACAGTTGTCTTCATTTGAAGACCTTGCCTCAAAAAGTGCTTCCAGCGATTCATCTATTGTCAGAACTGTTGTTAAAGACATGTTACAACAGAGACGAAGTCGAGAAAGAGCGACGGGTTATTCTGCAGGAAATTGAGCGACTGAATGCGTCTCCTGATGAAAAGATCCATGATGTGTTTTCGCAAACATTCTGGCCGGATAGTGCCATCGGAAGACCCGTGTTGGGTACAGCTGAATCGGTCAGGAGGATAACACGGGATGAGTTGATTCAGTTCACTCTAGAGCGTTATGTGAATTCAAGTCTGATTGTCAGTGTTGCCGGAAACGTTGAGCATGCGGATATTCTTGATTATGTTACCGAGTCTTTTTCGTCGGTGTCAGCCTTGTGTCCATTGACGGAAGAGGCCGAGCCTTTGCCTGTAAAAGCGGTCTGTTTGGTGCCTTTTCCCGGCAGTCAGTCCCATCTGTGTATCGGCACGCAGTCGCTGCCTCAATCTCACCCGAATCGCTTTGCTGCAATGTTGCTCAATGCGGTTCTTGGTGGTGGTATGAGTTCCCGGCTTTTTCAGAGCTTACGCGAACAAAATGCCTTGGTCTATACGACGTACAGCTATCTGAACGCGCACTCTGATTCTGCTGCCATGGTGTCTTATGCCACGACGACTGCCGAACAAACCAGTGATGTGGCCCATCTGATCCTCGAACAATTGGATCAGCTGCGTCATCATGAAGTGGCCATGGAAGAGCTCGATGCGGTGCGGGAACGATTGCAGGATCGATTGACAATGGCCCTTGACAGTACCTATAGCCGTATGGAACGGATGGCACTTAGTGAAATTTATCAGGGCACCTATATTTCAGTCAGCCAGGTCGTTCGTGAATTAGCTAAAGTGACACCGGATAACTTGTGTAAACTCGCCCATTACCTGTTCAATAATGATTCATTGTGCCTCTGTGCCATCGGCAATGTTGACGATCAGGCGGAAAAATTGCAAAATATAAGTTTTTAA
- the pnp gene encoding polyribonucleotide nucleotidyltransferase: MAYQKVEIEFNGQPLTIETGKMARQADGATIVTYGETKILCTVVSAKTMREGQDFFPLTVNYQEKFYASGKIPGSFFRRERGSSERETLICRLIDRPMRPLFPKGYLYETQIIPTVISADCVNDPDTLSILAASASVSVSDIPFGGPIAGVRVGRVDGQFIANPTLEQQEQSDIEIVVAGSKDAIMMVEGEADLISEDEMLEAVFFGHQAIQPLIEMQTKLAELVGVEKREFVVPATDTALEEKVVSLAQSRVEEAVKIRAKQERYAALKEIRADIQEQLAEEFEGRSDEISSIMGSIEKRVVRQSVIKDKIRIDGRKMNEIRPISCEVGLLPRAHGSALFTRGETQGLVSTTLGTANDEQRMDNIQGMEYKKFMLHYNFPPFCVGETSMRLFPGRREIGHGMLAERSATKIMPSFDDFPYTVRVVSEILESNGSSSMASVCGASMSLMDAGVPVKDAVAGIAMGLIKEGDEIAILSDILGDEDHLGDMDFKVTGTKEGVAALQMDIKIDGVTRDIMQSALAQAKEGRLHILGEMAKAINAPREEMSPYAPRITTVFVKPDQVRTVIGSGGKTVRGIIEATGCGIDIEDDGRINISSSNGEAAKAAAKMIKELTQTPEVGKLYNGTVKKIMDFGAFVEIFSGTDGLVHVSELAKERVNKVTDILNEGDKVLVKCIGVDRQGKIKLSRKEALGMELPEEE, from the coding sequence ATGGCTTATCAAAAAGTAGAAATTGAATTCAATGGTCAGCCCCTGACCATTGAAACAGGTAAAATGGCCCGTCAGGCAGACGGCGCTACGATTGTGACTTACGGAGAGACCAAAATTCTCTGTACGGTTGTTTCCGCAAAAACAATGCGTGAAGGGCAGGACTTCTTTCCTCTGACCGTCAACTATCAGGAAAAATTTTATGCCAGTGGTAAGATCCCCGGCTCATTTTTCCGTCGTGAGAGGGGTTCTTCAGAGCGTGAGACATTGATCTGTCGCCTGATTGACCGTCCTATGCGCCCGTTGTTCCCTAAAGGCTATCTCTACGAAACGCAAATTATTCCGACGGTTATTTCAGCCGACTGTGTGAATGACCCTGACACCCTGTCAATCCTGGCAGCGTCAGCTTCGGTCAGTGTATCCGATATCCCCTTCGGTGGTCCGATTGCCGGTGTGCGCGTTGGTCGCGTTGATGGACAATTTATCGCCAATCCGACTCTGGAGCAGCAGGAACAAAGCGATATCGAAATCGTTGTTGCCGGTTCCAAAGATGCCATTATGATGGTTGAGGGTGAAGCGGATCTGATCAGTGAAGATGAAATGCTTGAAGCTGTCTTCTTTGGTCATCAGGCGATTCAGCCCCTGATCGAGATGCAAACTAAACTCGCTGAACTGGTTGGTGTTGAAAAGCGCGAGTTTGTTGTTCCTGCAACCGATACTGCTCTTGAGGAGAAAGTTGTTTCCCTGGCACAAAGCCGCGTTGAAGAAGCGGTAAAAATTCGTGCTAAGCAGGAGCGTTATGCTGCATTGAAAGAGATTCGTGCAGATATTCAGGAGCAGCTTGCAGAAGAGTTCGAAGGTCGCAGTGATGAGATCTCTTCGATTATGGGCAGCATCGAAAAACGCGTTGTTCGCCAATCGGTTATCAAGGATAAAATTCGTATTGACGGCCGCAAGATGAATGAAATCCGTCCGATCAGCTGTGAAGTTGGTTTGTTGCCACGTGCTCACGGTAGTGCTTTGTTTACCCGTGGTGAAACTCAGGGTCTGGTCAGCACGACGCTGGGTACCGCCAACGACGAACAACGTATGGACAACATTCAGGGCATGGAATACAAAAAATTCATGCTGCATTACAATTTCCCTCCCTTCTGTGTTGGTGAAACCAGTATGCGTCTGTTCCCCGGCCGTCGTGAAATTGGTCACGGGATGTTGGCGGAACGCTCTGCAACCAAAATTATGCCGTCGTTTGATGACTTTCCTTACACTGTTCGCGTGGTTTCGGAAATCCTCGAATCCAATGGCTCTTCCTCTATGGCCTCTGTATGTGGCGCTTCGATGTCGCTGATGGATGCCGGCGTGCCTGTCAAGGACGCCGTTGCCGGTATTGCCATGGGTTTGATCAAAGAAGGTGACGAGATTGCCATTTTGTCTGACATCCTTGGTGATGAGGACCATCTTGGTGACATGGACTTCAAAGTCACCGGAACCAAAGAGGGTGTTGCTGCTCTGCAGATGGACATCAAGATTGACGGCGTGACCCGTGATATCATGCAGAGTGCTCTGGCTCAAGCGAAAGAAGGTCGTCTGCATATCCTTGGTGAAATGGCTAAAGCCATCAACGCGCCTCGTGAAGAGATGTCACCTTACGCGCCACGAATCACGACGGTTTTCGTCAAACCCGATCAGGTGCGGACAGTTATCGGTTCCGGTGGTAAAACAGTGCGTGGCATTATTGAGGCAACAGGATGTGGTATTGATATTGAGGACGATGGTCGTATCAATATTTCCTCCAGTAATGGTGAAGCTGCTAAAGCTGCTGCCAAAATGATCAAAGAACTGACTCAGACCCCTGAAGTCGGCAAGCTGTACAATGGTACCGTCAAGAAGATCATGGATTTCGGTGCTTTCGTCGAAATTTTCTCCGGCACTGATGGCTTGGTTCATGTCAGCGAGCTGGCGAAAGAGCGTGTCAACAAGGTGACCGATATCCTCAACGAAGGGGACAAGGTGCTGGTCAAGTGTATTGGTGTTGACCGCCAGGGCAAGATCAAGCTGTCCCGTAAGGAAGCTCTCGGCATGGAATTGCCCGAAGAGGAGTAA
- the rpsO gene encoding 30S ribosomal protein S15, with protein sequence MALVLATEKKQEIIKEFQAQEGDTGSPEVQIALLSERITYLTEHFRTHKKDHHSRRGLLKIVGKRRRLLDYLKKNDIERYRSIISRLGIRR encoded by the coding sequence ATGGCACTAGTGTTGGCCACAGAGAAAAAGCAGGAAATTATTAAGGAATTTCAAGCCCAAGAGGGTGATACCGGGTCTCCGGAAGTTCAGATTGCTCTGCTCAGCGAGCGGATTACGTATCTGACGGAACATTTCCGTACCCACAAGAAAGATCATCATTCCCGTCGCGGTTTGTTGAAGATTGTCGGCAAGCGTCGTCGGTTGCTCGACTACCTGAAAAAAAACGACATTGAGCGTTATCGCAGCATTATTTCCCGACTGGGAATTCGTCGTTAA
- the truB gene encoding tRNA pseudouridine(55) synthase TruB — MNGLLVIDKPQGMSSHAVVQRVRRACKVRRVGHAGTLDPLATGVLLVGIGQCTRLIEYLMAQDKTYRATMKLGLVTDSQDITGQVLEQQDASTVTMAQIEESCQRFVGAIDQVPPMFSALKKDGVPLYRLARKGVEIERQKRRITISSLTIDAFAGDEVTLTVACSKGTYIRTLCHDIGQVLGCGACMSSLRRLRSGVFDESMATTVDQLMSGEFELLPARKALYGMHEVQLAETGLARLRDGIPPRQEDIVNLSGVEALETVSLVDGEALMAIAQYDPGHELEERGEFKLLKVFPQGI, encoded by the coding sequence ATGAACGGATTGTTGGTCATTGATAAGCCGCAGGGGATGTCCTCTCATGCGGTGGTGCAGCGCGTTCGTCGTGCGTGCAAAGTTCGTCGAGTCGGTCATGCCGGAACTCTTGACCCGTTGGCGACCGGAGTTTTACTGGTCGGAATCGGTCAATGCACCCGGTTGATCGAATATCTGATGGCTCAGGATAAAACCTATCGGGCGACAATGAAGCTCGGTCTGGTGACGGATTCTCAGGACATTACCGGTCAAGTGCTTGAGCAACAGGATGCCTCAACTGTAACGATGGCGCAGATTGAAGAAAGTTGCCAACGTTTTGTCGGGGCGATTGATCAGGTTCCGCCGATGTTCTCAGCGCTGAAAAAGGATGGCGTCCCCTTGTATCGACTCGCGCGAAAAGGGGTCGAAATCGAGCGACAGAAGCGACGTATCACGATCAGCTCTTTGACCATTGATGCGTTTGCCGGTGATGAGGTAACCCTGACCGTAGCCTGTAGCAAAGGAACCTATATTCGGACGCTGTGTCATGATATTGGTCAGGTTCTTGGCTGTGGTGCCTGCATGTCATCATTGCGGCGACTTCGAAGCGGTGTCTTTGATGAATCCATGGCAACGACCGTGGATCAGCTGATGTCCGGTGAGTTTGAACTGCTTCCGGCGCGAAAAGCGCTTTACGGCATGCATGAAGTGCAACTTGCTGAAACCGGACTGGCCAGGTTGCGCGACGGAATCCCGCCACGGCAGGAAGATATTGTCAACCTGTCAGGCGTTGAAGCACTGGAGACCGTGAGTTTGGTGGATGGTGAGGCCCTCATGGCCATCGCCCAATATGATCCGGGACATGAACTGGAAGAACGTGGCGAATTTAAATTATTGAAAGTGTTCCCGCAAGGGATATAG
- a CDS encoding bifunctional oligoribonuclease/PAP phosphatase NrnA, giving the protein MTTNDPLQATVDALASGQKFLIAAHEGPDGDAMSSTLALVNALREMGKDVVAYNVDGVPDKFRFLPGSETVVSTIGDGEHFDVIAILDAGELRRAKLPARELCTTLINIDHHPFSEDFGDIYLVDDKASATAAMLYRVLMASDYTISPEVALCIYTGILSDTGSFRYSSADPEAFAIAGEMVAVGVDPWMVAGGLYESQEVERLQLLGKSLNTLRVSECGNYAAMTVTLQMLNELGVGPDLADSFVNYPRSVHGVEVALFFRELEADTYKLGMRSKGTVDVGALARELGGGGHHNAAGAVLKGSLEEVHQQVFKRLGAVCPAQ; this is encoded by the coding sequence ATGACGACGAATGATCCATTGCAGGCTACGGTCGACGCTTTGGCGTCTGGGCAAAAATTTCTGATTGCAGCTCATGAAGGACCTGATGGCGATGCGATGTCATCGACTCTGGCTCTGGTCAATGCCTTACGTGAAATGGGTAAGGATGTTGTGGCCTACAATGTGGATGGTGTTCCGGATAAATTCCGCTTTCTCCCCGGTTCTGAAACCGTGGTCAGCACGATTGGCGACGGTGAACATTTCGATGTCATTGCAATTCTCGACGCAGGAGAATTGCGTCGTGCGAAGCTCCCGGCACGAGAACTGTGTACGACGTTGATCAATATCGATCATCATCCGTTTTCGGAAGATTTTGGCGATATTTACCTGGTGGATGACAAGGCCAGTGCAACGGCCGCCATGCTGTATCGGGTGTTGATGGCGAGTGATTACACCATCAGTCCTGAAGTTGCTCTGTGTATTTATACGGGAATTCTGTCGGATACCGGATCTTTTCGTTATTCGAGCGCTGATCCCGAAGCGTTTGCCATTGCCGGTGAAATGGTCGCTGTCGGCGTTGATCCGTGGATGGTGGCTGGCGGGCTGTACGAAAGCCAGGAAGTAGAACGACTGCAGTTACTCGGCAAATCTCTTAATACACTGCGTGTCTCCGAATGTGGAAATTATGCAGCCATGACCGTGACTCTGCAGATGTTGAATGAGCTAGGCGTTGGTCCCGACCTTGCTGACAGTTTTGTCAACTATCCTCGCTCGGTCCATGGTGTCGAAGTGGCGTTGTTTTTTCGGGAACTGGAAGCGGATACCTATAAGTTGGGGATGCGTTCGAAAGGCACTGTTGATGTGGGCGCGCTGGCGCGTGAACTGGGTGGCGGTGGCCATCATAATGCTGCCGGGGCTGTGTTGAAAGGATCGCTTGAAGAGGTGCATCAGCAGGTCTTTAAGCGTCTTGGAGCAGTCTGTCCCGCTCAATGA
- the rbfA gene encoding 30S ribosome-binding factor RbfA: MATQRTYRVGEQIQKEISDIMLRGMRDPRVGFVTITSVDVSTDLRHAKIFYTVMGQDADAEKTQQGLDSAVPFLRRELGKRMKLRHVPELVFKYDTSIAYGSHIENLLKEAGITHDDDE; this comes from the coding sequence GTGGCGACACAACGGACATATCGGGTTGGCGAACAGATTCAAAAAGAGATTTCAGACATTATGCTGCGTGGCATGCGTGATCCCCGAGTGGGATTCGTCACCATTACATCGGTGGATGTTTCAACGGATCTGCGGCATGCCAAAATTTTCTATACCGTCATGGGGCAAGACGCAGATGCCGAAAAGACGCAGCAGGGACTGGATAGTGCTGTGCCTTTCTTGCGCCGTGAACTCGGCAAACGGATGAAACTGCGCCATGTCCCCGAGCTGGTTTTTAAGTACGACACGTCGATTGCCTATGGCAGTCATATTGAAAATCTCCTCAAAGAAGCCGGGATAACTCACGATGACGACGAATGA
- the infB gene encoding translation initiation factor IF-2 — protein MAKIRIYELAQRMGLENKELLERLQQAGVEAKSHMSVVDEDVVKSLDDKKEKPATQDEAVFDEKRINTGLIRRRRKADPPKPVEEPKTESAPEPEVAPVQEELPETVAAPEPVVASEVEVVESESRPVVAEEKSESVPQEPEEQVAVSAPVVEAPVKAEPVAKIEETPVVAQEVVKTEVKIEQPIKRKATRNQAAIVSPAPDGTEAIAKPSGSGAKILGRVELPQSALRNEGGGRGKKGAPRPNKPQGAGPRPERKESSTEAPSRPVVNRAPAAPEMPMEDASRDRGNRKKKKAKGNSDYASNGTGREQRRRRDRMEVFEPDQGKMRRPKKNQKVAKQTEITIPKAIKRKIRISDVITVGELAKRMGVKANDLIRELMRQGSMVTINHPLDYETAAILAADFNYEVENVAFDELSVLESEDLQEKGEGGSGNLQERPAVVTIMGHVDHGKTSLLDAIRQANIADGEAGGITQHIGAYDVQVHDKTISFLDTPGHEAFTAMRSRGAQVTDIVILVVAADDGVMPQTKEAISHSKAAGVPMIVAVNKIDKPGANPERVKQELTEFQMVPEEWGGDTIFVEVSAKKRQNLDQLLEMILLQAEVLELRADPSKRCKGTIVEARLDKGRGAVATVLVQDGTLHIGDPIVAGLHFGRVRTMINDRGASVKEAGPSIPVEVTGLQGVPDAGDTLHALENEKTAKEVAQHRQQKIRETELAKNSRLSLDQLYARIQEGNVEELKVIVKADVQGSVEAVKDSLSKLSTDSCRLTVVHTGVGGITESDVSLASASDAIIIGFSVRPEPKAAQLAEQENVDIRLYSIIYDAVNDIRDAMEGLLAPTLREKHLGRIEVRETFNVSKVGTIAGCMVIDGKVHRHAQVRLVRDSIVIWEGALNSLKRFKDDVKEVATGYECGIGLEKYNDIKVGDIIEAYEMEETKTEL, from the coding sequence ATGGCAAAAATTAGAATCTATGAACTGGCACAGCGAATGGGTCTGGAAAATAAAGAATTGCTTGAACGTTTGCAGCAGGCAGGAGTCGAGGCGAAAAGTCATATGAGTGTTGTTGATGAAGATGTAGTGAAATCTCTGGATGATAAAAAAGAGAAACCTGCGACACAGGATGAGGCGGTTTTTGATGAAAAACGGATTAATACCGGATTGATTCGCCGTCGACGCAAGGCTGATCCGCCGAAGCCGGTTGAAGAACCGAAGACTGAGTCCGCACCGGAACCGGAAGTGGCGCCCGTTCAGGAGGAGCTTCCTGAGACTGTGGCTGCACCGGAACCGGTTGTTGCATCTGAGGTTGAGGTCGTTGAATCTGAATCGCGACCTGTAGTTGCCGAAGAAAAAAGTGAGTCAGTCCCTCAAGAGCCTGAAGAACAAGTTGCTGTCAGTGCCCCGGTTGTTGAAGCGCCTGTCAAAGCGGAGCCGGTTGCTAAAATCGAAGAGACTCCGGTTGTCGCTCAAGAGGTCGTCAAGACTGAAGTTAAAATTGAGCAACCGATCAAGCGCAAGGCGACGCGCAATCAGGCAGCGATTGTTTCCCCGGCCCCTGACGGGACAGAAGCCATTGCCAAGCCCTCAGGTAGCGGTGCTAAAATTCTCGGTCGTGTGGAATTGCCTCAGTCCGCGTTACGTAATGAAGGGGGAGGGCGTGGCAAAAAAGGTGCTCCTCGTCCCAACAAGCCTCAAGGCGCTGGTCCTCGCCCGGAACGCAAAGAAAGTAGCACGGAAGCTCCATCCCGCCCGGTTGTTAACCGAGCCCCGGCTGCCCCCGAGATGCCGATGGAAGATGCCTCACGTGATCGCGGCAACCGTAAAAAGAAAAAGGCTAAGGGGAATAGCGATTACGCGTCAAACGGTACCGGTCGTGAGCAACGCAGACGCCGTGACCGGATGGAAGTGTTTGAGCCCGATCAAGGCAAAATGCGTCGCCCGAAAAAGAATCAAAAGGTAGCGAAGCAAACGGAGATTACGATTCCCAAAGCGATCAAACGTAAAATTCGCATCAGCGATGTGATCACGGTTGGCGAGCTGGCTAAGCGCATGGGCGTTAAGGCCAATGACCTTATTCGCGAATTGATGCGTCAGGGCAGCATGGTAACCATTAACCATCCTCTCGATTATGAAACGGCAGCCATTTTAGCCGCAGATTTCAATTATGAAGTTGAAAACGTGGCATTCGATGAACTGAGTGTTCTCGAGAGTGAGGACCTGCAGGAAAAAGGTGAAGGTGGCAGTGGTAACCTTCAGGAACGTCCTGCCGTTGTGACCATCATGGGGCACGTTGACCATGGTAAAACGAGTCTGCTTGATGCGATTCGTCAGGCCAATATTGCTGACGGCGAAGCCGGTGGCATTACCCAGCATATTGGTGCTTACGATGTGCAGGTCCATGACAAGACCATTTCGTTCCTCGATACCCCGGGCCATGAGGCATTTACCGCCATGCGTTCACGTGGTGCCCAGGTGACGGACATTGTTATTCTTGTGGTTGCCGCAGATGATGGTGTTATGCCGCAGACCAAGGAAGCGATCAGCCACTCCAAGGCTGCTGGTGTACCGATGATTGTTGCGGTCAATAAAATTGATAAACCGGGCGCCAATCCCGAGCGTGTCAAGCAGGAACTGACCGAGTTTCAAATGGTTCCTGAAGAGTGGGGTGGCGATACCATCTTCGTTGAAGTTTCGGCCAAGAAACGTCAGAACCTTGATCAGTTGCTGGAGATGATTCTGTTGCAGGCCGAGGTGCTGGAGTTGAGAGCTGATCCGAGCAAGCGCTGTAAAGGTACGATTGTTGAGGCACGCCTTGACAAAGGTCGTGGTGCCGTGGCGACGGTTCTCGTTCAGGATGGTACGCTGCATATTGGTGATCCGATTGTTGCCGGTCTCCATTTTGGACGTGTCCGGACCATGATCAACGACCGTGGTGCTTCGGTCAAAGAGGCTGGACCTTCGATTCCGGTCGAGGTCACCGGTCTGCAAGGTGTACCTGATGCCGGTGATACCCTGCATGCTTTGGAAAATGAGAAGACGGCCAAAGAAGTCGCTCAGCACCGCCAGCAAAAAATTCGTGAAACAGAGCTTGCCAAAAACAGTCGTCTGTCACTGGATCAGCTTTATGCCCGGATTCAGGAAGGCAACGTTGAGGAACTCAAAGTTATCGTCAAGGCCGATGTCCAGGGTTCTGTTGAAGCGGTTAAAGACTCCTTGAGTAAACTGAGTACCGATTCCTGCCGGTTGACTGTCGTTCATACCGGCGTCGGTGGTATTACCGAGAGTGATGTTTCCCTGGCTTCAGCGTCAGATGCGATTATTATCGGCTTTAGTGTGCGTCCAGAGCCTAAAGCCGCTCAATTGGCCGAGCAGGAAAATGTTGATATTCGTTTGTACAGCATTATTTACGATGCCGTGAATGATATTCGCGATGCGATGGAAGGTCTGCTCGCCCCGACATTGCGCGAAAAACATCTTGGCCGGATTGAGGTTCGTGAAACTTTCAATGTGTCGAAGGTCGGAACGATTGCCGGTTGTATGGTGATTGACGGTAAGGTTCATCGTCATGCCCAGGTTCGTCTGGTTCGTGACAGCATCGTCATCTGGGAAGGTGCCTTGAACTCACTGAAACGTTTCAAGGACGATGTCAAAGAAGTAGCGACCGGCTATGAGTGTGGTATCGGGTTGGAAAAATACAACGATATCAAGGTCGGTGACATCATCGAAGCCTATGAGATGGAAGAAACAAAAACTGAACTGTAA
- a CDS encoding DUF448 domain-containing protein has translation MSKQVRRPQRSCAVCRNRVDQDQLIRYVVAPGGRLVVDYQHKLPGRGAYTCFDRDCITRAVQRRAFTRSLKNAQIDVDIDSLITELRLQVEARVLNLIGMARKAGLVASGSQLVLASLKNPEQIAWVLLADDVTQNVGSKVREQTARACIPLIECFDKATLGQALGLSERSVLALKVSPLAQTLNHELQRYRDVMGDF, from the coding sequence GTGTCAAAACAGGTACGCCGACCCCAACGAAGTTGTGCTGTTTGCCGAAATCGTGTAGATCAGGATCAGCTGATTCGTTATGTCGTTGCTCCCGGAGGGCGGCTCGTGGTCGATTATCAGCACAAACTGCCGGGGCGGGGTGCATACACTTGTTTTGACCGTGATTGTATTACCCGGGCTGTGCAACGCAGGGCGTTTACACGGTCCTTGAAAAATGCTCAAATCGATGTAGACATCGACTCGCTGATCACAGAACTGCGTCTTCAGGTTGAAGCGCGCGTTCTTAATCTGATCGGCATGGCACGAAAAGCCGGTCTGGTTGCCAGTGGCAGCCAACTGGTGCTGGCGTCATTAAAAAATCCGGAGCAAATTGCCTGGGTGCTTCTGGCTGATGATGTGACGCAGAATGTTGGTTCAAAAGTGCGAGAACAAACCGCACGTGCCTGCATACCGCTGATTGAGTGTTTTGATAAAGCGACCTTGGGACAGGCGTTAGGTCTTTCAGAGCGGAGTGTTTTAGCTTTGAAAGTCAGTCCGCTGGCGCAAACATTAAATCACGAGCTGCAACGATATAGAGATGTAATGGGGGATTTCTGA